In the genome of Gadus chalcogrammus isolate NIFS_2021 chromosome 21, NIFS_Gcha_1.0, whole genome shotgun sequence, one region contains:
- the syt14b gene encoding synaptotagmin-14b, with translation MAIDGGGRNCGVHELICARRVSPEVLGALSSLVAFAVLMLIFFVYLSNKLSAQSASSLPVLDSPTGDQQEGGAAGKAKESSEKSKKKEKEEKEKKSAWDNKPKQSADQEGYSSEASTNRIQRIKRESPLNELQPPPYQNTPERLSHSGSRTRSGRGGRTGGGGRGSSPERCSSEASVDQDTESYLNKGYDEDVPSDSTAVLGPEDGSGPRLPALYEPEPLAKYGTLDVAFEYDAGQQWLAVTVTAATDIPPPRQAGNVAWQVHLVLLPTKKQRAKTGVQRGPCPVFTETFKFSRLTAEALVDHAVRFRLYSVQRMKKERVLGEKVFYLTKLNLQGKMALPVTLEPGSELTGCGSLVSVSRSTGALSYRSTGESCAPEILLGLIYNASTGRLSAEVIQGSHFKTAVSDKPTDGLFCCIKHVVGGQLYVMRDTYVKLVMLDSKGKEMSKCKTGVCRGQPNPTYKESFVFQVALFQLSEVSLVVSVFCRRSSLRPREQLGWVSLGLNSTGEEQQAHWSQMKEAEGQQVCHWHVLTDT, from the exons ATGGCGATTGATG gaggggggaggaactGTGGTGTCCATGAGCTCATCTGTGCTAGAAGAG ttTCTCCCGAGGTGCTTGGCGCGTTGTCCTCCCTCGTGGCCTTTGCGGTGCTGATGCTGATCTTTTTCGTCTACCTCAGCAACAAGCTGTCAGCGCAGAGTGCCTCCAGCCTCCCTGTTCTGGACAGCCCCACAGGGGACCAACAAG aaggcggAGCAGCAGGC AAGGCCAAGGAGAGCTCGGAGAAGTccaagaagaaagagaaagaggagaaagagaagaa GTCGGCGTGGGACAACAAACCCAAACAGTCGGCCGACCAGGAGGGTTACAGCAGCGAGGCCTCGA CCAACCGCATCCAGAGGATCAAGCGCGAGTCTCCGCTCAACGAGCTCCAGCCGCCGCCGTACCAGAACACGCCGGAGCGCCTCTCCCACTCGGGCTCACGCACGCGCTCGGGGCGTGGCGGACGGACgggtggcggggggaggggctcgTCCCCGGAGCGCTGCTCCAGCGAGGCCAGCGTGGACCAGGACACGGAGAGCTACCTCAACAAGGGCTATGACGAGGACGTGCCCAGCGACAGCACCGCCGTGCTGGGCCCCGAG GACGGCTCCGGGCCCCGGCTCCCCGCCCTCTACGAGCCCGAGCCGCTGGCCAAGTACGGGACGCTGGACGTGGCCTTCGAGTACGACGCGGGCCAGCAGTGGCTGGCCGTCACCGTCACGGCCGCCACCGACATCCCGCCGCCGCGGCAGGCGGGCAACGTGGCGTGGCAGGTGCACCTGGTGCTGCTGCCCACCAAGAAGCAGCGGGCCAAGACGGGCGTGCAGCGGGGGCCCTGCCCCGTGTTCACCGAGACCTTCAAGTTCAGCCGGCTGACGGCCGAGGCGCTGGTGGACCACGCCGTGCGCTTCCGCCTCTACAGCGTGCAGCGCATGAAGAAGGAACGCGTGCTGGGCGAGAAGGTCTTCTACCTGACCAAGCTCAACCTGCAGGGCAAGATGGCGCTGCCCGTCACGCTGGAGCCCGGCTCCGAACTCACG GGTTGCGGCTCTCTGGTGAGCGTTTCGCGCTCCACCGGCGCGCTGTCCTACCGCTCCACGGGGGAGTCCTGCGCCCCCGAGATCCTGCTGGGGCTGATCTACAACGCGTCCACGGGCCGCCTGTCGGCCGAGGTCATCCAGGGCAGCCATTTTAAGACCGCCGTCTCCGACAAGCCCACAG ACGGCCTGTTTTGTTGTATAAAGCACGTCGTAGGAGGGCAGCTCTATGTCATGAGAG ACACCTACGTCAAGCTGGTCATGCTGGACTCCAAGGGCAAGGAGATGTCCAAGTGCAAGACTGGGGTGTGCCGCGGCCAGCCCAACCCCACCTACAAGGAGAGCTTCGTGTTCCAGGTGGCCCTGTTCCAGCTGTCGGAGGTGTCGCTGGTGGTGTCGGTGTTCTGCCGGCGCAGCAGCCTGCGGCCGCGGGAGCAGCTGGGCTGGGTGTCCCTGGGCCTCAACAGCACcggggaggagcagcaggccCACTGGAGCCAGATGAAGGAGGCCGAGGGCCAGCAGGTCTGCCACTGGCACGTCCTCACCGACacatag
- the LOC130374808 gene encoding cytosolic 5'-nucleotidase 1A-like translates to MCQIRLNPKDLTKCGLGMEEEDETDWKAAKACFDNLKSKTPRPPKPKHAVTIAVSSRTLFDMVSERKLYEEEGIEKYVAHQIEHESDPLAPGAAFPFIKAVMNVNSRLRKLYPDSEELFDVVLMTNNHAQVGVRLINSINHHGLHIERFCMTGGQSPIGYLKAYMTNIYLSKDAEKVTEAIQEGIAAATMFTQASQNELSDTQLRVAFDGDAVLFSDESEVIVKQGGLDVFFEHEKKYENKPLAQGPLKCFLEALGKLQRKFYAKNERLNCPIRTYLVTARSAASSGARVLKTLRSWGLEIDEALFLAGAPKGPQLQKIKPHIYFDDQMFHIEGAKEMGTISAHVPYGIGQKYNKGKLIELPAKE, encoded by the exons ATGTGCCAAATACGGCTAAATCCTAAAGATCTAACGAAATGCGGACtggggatggaggaagaggatgaaacGGACTGGAAGGCCGCTAAAGCCTGCTTTGACAACCTAAAATCAAAAACACCGAGACCT CCCAAACCCAAACATGCTGTGACTATAGCCGTCTCCTCCCGCACATTATTCGACATGGTTTCTGAGAGAAAGCTATATGAGGAAGAGGGGATCGAAAAGTACGTGGCCCATCAGATAGAGCACGAGAGCGATCCCCTCGCACCGGGCGCTGCCTTCCCCTTCATCAAG GCGGTTATGAACGTGAACTCACGGTTGAGGAAGCTTTACCCCGACAGCGAAGAGCTCTTCGACGTTGTGCTGATGACCAACAACCACGCTCAAGTTGGAGTCCGCCTCATAAACAGCATTAATCACCATG GATTGCACATCGAGAGGTTCTGCATGACTGGAGGCCAGAGTCCCATTGGTTACCTGAAGGCCTACATGACAAATATCTACCTCTCCAAGGACGCTGAGAAAGTCACGGAAGCCATTCAAGAGG GCATCGCCGCCGCCACGATGTTCACCCAGGCGTCCCAGAACGAGCTCAGCGACACCCAGCTGAGGGTGGCCTTCGACGGCGACGCGGTCCTGTTCTCGGACGAGTCGGAGGTCATCGTGAAACAGGGCGGTTTGGACGTCTTCTTCGAGCATGAGAAGAAGTATGAGAACAAGCCTCTCGCACAG GGGCCACTGAAGTGTTTCCTGGAGGCCCTTGGCAAGCTGCAGAGAAAGTTCTACGCCAAGAACGAGCGTCTGAACTGTCCCATCCGCACATACCTGGTGACGGCCCGCAGTGCCGCCAGCTCTGGGGCCCGCGTGCTGAAGACCCTGAGGTCCTGGGGGCTGGAGATCGACGAGGCTCTCTTCCTGGCCGGGGCCCCCAAAGGGCCCCAGCTGCAGAAGATCAAGCCACATATCTACTTCGACGACCAGATGTTCCACATCGAGGGGGCCAAGGAGATGGGCACCATCTCGGCCCACGTGCCCTACGGGATCGGACAGAAGTACAACAAGGGCAAGCTCATTGAGTTGCCCGCTAAAGAGTAG